AGCGCTCATCTGAACCTCGTTCATTCAGTGTGTTTGGACTGATGCAATAGTTGTGCAAACGTGAATGAAGTTACTAACTAGTTAAACTGTGATATCGGTGTAGATTTGAGTCAACCTCAATATAAAACGGTACTGTATATCTCTGTGGGTCTCTGTAGGCCTACGTGAAATACGTTAATTGTATATGTTCAATACTGTCAACACTCAGTATGATGAAGCGAGAGGACATGATGTTACTGAATCAGATAATCTCATATTTACAGTGAACATCATCGTCTCATGCTCGACAGACACGCAGGTTCAATGTCTACTGATCCCCACAGGTGATCGAGGCGGAGCAGCGCTCCTCCAGGCACTGGGAGCTGACCGGGGAGGGACGAGAGATAGCCGAGCAGGGGAGTCATGAGGCCCGAGTGTTTAGAGCCATTCCTGAAGAGGGTCTTCCCCAGAGTCAGCTCATGGTGAGGAGTTGTGTCGGGCTGGGTGAACCGTCACCGCCAGTTTGGGGGGAACTCTGTGACCTGACCTGCACCAGGCTCTCGATTACATGATATATTATTGGCAACCCTGCTTGTTACTCACACAGAGTAATttatatgatgtgtgtgtgtgtgtgtgtgtgtgtgtgttctgtagaaACTGCCCAGTGGGAAGGTGGGCTTCAGCAAAGCTATGTCCAACAAATGGATCCGTCTGGATAAGGGGCACGAAGGAGGCCCACGCGTGTTCAGAATGGTGGGCTTGTTTCCAGGTTAATGTAGAGTTGGTGTACGTTAAGGCATGATGTTACCTGCCACTGATTACTTTAGCTTAACTCTGTTTACTGCAGGAATTAAAGTTGTACAAGTACTTGGTTgctagttgtgtgtgtgtgtgtgtgtgtgtgtgtgtgtgtgtgtgtgtgtcaggtggagAGCATTGAGGATGCTGTAAGGGAGAAACTACAGAAGGTGAAGATGGGTCATTCCTCTCAGctagaggagaaggagaagaacgAGCTGAAGAAACGAAAGTTGCTGTCAGAAGTGTAAGACACGACTTTGTCACAAATAAAGTGGCTTTTAGACGCTCAGATGTCGTCGCTGTGGGTGTCAGGAGGACATTTTCCTGGAGGCTTTTGTAATGTCCTTTAATGGAATATCAAATTTAATCTGatagttattttttttttgagagAGAGTCAATTGCTAGACTCTAAATGCTAGCCTCTTTCATTGAGGCTAATTTAGACGTTTTATTTAATCATTTGGAAGGTCTTGTACATCTTCTGACCAGCAGATGGCGACAAATGACCCAAACAGCTTTCTATCGCTTAACAGCAGCAAATATTGTATAAGCATTCAGTTTAGTCAGCATTGAAATGACCCAGGCACAGGGGTCCTGCTGATGTTTCTAGACATGAAGGTGTCACTGTGGGATGAGGAAGAAGCATCACCTAAAAATCACCCATCCAACAGCGATCTTGTGATCAGAAATTGATCATTGGTAAAAGGTTCAACTATGTGATGTTTAACACAAATCGTGTCCAGCAACAGATATATAGAATCTGAACTTTGACAGCAAGATTCAACGGCAGTTGGTGTTAGTCTGTAGAATCTTAACCTGTAGAATCTTTGTCTGTTGCAATTTTCATCCCATTTGTGCCATAATTTGTATTTATCGTAAAGAGAATGGCAAGATGTTATTTTAAGGATTTTAAAGATGTAGAGTAGCTCTGTCCTAACAGTGATGACTTTTTCAGTTTCACAAATGTATGCAGTGTAGTGTGGCTTCGGGATAAGTAATTTGTTTTGCTGTTTCTTGTTGATCTCAGCACGGTTAAATCCTACTGGATTACCAAAGGCAGCAACTTTAGTACCGTCATCACCAAACAGGAGACCGAACTAACTCCAGAGATGATCGCCAGGTGAGCCCACAATACCGTGGTGCATTTGAGTGCATTGTGATATCATGAGAGCTTGTCTGCTGAAGATAAACTACCATCAGATTAATGAAAATTAAACTTAAAAAGTTGGTTGCAAAACTCAGCTATTCTCATGCACTGTTGTTTTTACTGTGATTTTACCAGACATCAAATCATTTCAATTACACAGTAATTGAACTGAAAGTCCTGTTGAGTCATTTTGCATTCAAGTGTTGTGATCTTAGACAAAGCCATTAaagttgtttgtgtttatgggTTTGCACACACTCCTTATTTGTGCTTTAGCCAATGTTAAAGCCTTAATCAGTTAATCACTAGTTATGGGTCATGTAGACTGTATTCATAATTTGTGTATGGACCTGGATACAATGTGACTGTAACTTCAGGATTTCAGCTGctctttaaattgttgttgaaTTGTTGTCAAGGCATCAGTCATTGTTGCTCCTTTGTGAGAATAACTGAGATCAAATTTTTAGGGATGCCACTCTCCTGGGCTGACTCTAAATAAATCTCCAGGTTAAGATGTGCCACAAGCGGATGGCTGGATTAAATCATCGTGATGGTCGTATTAAATAATCATTGTGTCAAAGCAGACAGTCAGCAATGGCGGCAGTTCGACAACTGATCTAATATATTATCAGTGAACACAAAGATAACCTCTGAGTGTGCAGTTTAGTTCTTAGTTCTAAAACAGAAACTACAGTTGAGGTAGTATAAGATGAAATGCTGAGGTCCATAACCACAATGGTATCCatcgctcgctcgctctctctctctctcgcgctctctctctctctccctctccctctctctcgctctctctctcgctctctctctctctctctctctctcccccagtgGGAGCTGGAAGGAGAAGAAATTTAAGCCCTATAACTTTGAAGCAATGGGTGTTGCTCCAGACTCTGGCCACCTGCACCCGCTGATGAAGGTGCGGACACAGTTCCGGCAGATCTTCCTTGAGATGGGGTAAGTTCCTGGAGATGGGGTAGGTTCCAGGAGTCATGGTGGGGTCCAGTCACCTCCCAAAGCCGTAATTTTTTCTGCATTGTTCATATCGTCATTCACAGACGTCATTCGAGTAACGTTGCTCAGCTCGTTTCTTTGCTTCAGAAAACAAGCAGGTGATGTACAAGCAGGGCTGGAAAAGTTGGGCATTACATCTACCTGCTCGTTTTGTGGCTTGTTTAAGGTTTACGGAGATGCCCACTAATAACTTCATTGAGAGCTCCTTCTGGAACTTTGACTCACTGTTCCAGCCTCAGCAGCACCCAGCAAGAGACCAGCATGACACCTTCTTCTTGTCTGGTAGGAGACTCTAACCCTCGTTAACGTCTGTGACCTCATAATGGTGGGCGCGGTGATTCGTTGGATGGTGATTCGTTGCTTTGGCGATCTGTAGGATGACTCGGAACACGAAGTTCCTCAACAGAGCACCCAAATTACATCACCAGTCTGAGGTGTTGCAATATTTTTTCAGATCCAGCCATGGCTCATGACTTTCCCCAGGAGTACCTGGAAAGGGTGAAAAAGGTCCACTCAGAAGGAGGTTATGGGTCACAGGGGTGAGAAACCTGCCTGTTCCAcaagtgtgtgcacacacacacacacacacacatactcacacacacacattaaagctACCCACTTCACCGGGAACACTTGCTGTTTAGATGGGCCCACTCAGTCAGTCACGCAGCTCCAGTTATGCTGTTTCCTCTGTCTGTTGCCATGCTCAGATACAAGTATGACTGGAAGATCGAGGAAGCTCAGAAGAACATCCTTCGAACACACACCACGGCCGTGAGCGCCCGCATGCTCTACAAACTAGCGCAGCAGGTAACCGCCCAGGCGCTTCTTCTTGGTGGACTTTAGCAGCTTGTTAAAATGCACATAACCTGCAGACTGAGATGTGGCGTTTTCCGTCCACAGGAGGAGTTCACGCCAGTGAAGTACTTCTCCATAGACCGCGTGTTCCGCAATGAGACGCTGGACGCGACACACCTGGCCGAGTTTCACCAGATCGAGGGTGTGGTAGCCGACTACGGCCTCACCCTGGGAGACCTCATGGGCATCCTGCATCAGTTCTTCACCAAACTAGGTGCATTCTTCTGCCCCAGTTATCTGAATATTTACACATTACATCATCAATGGACCATGAGACAATGGAACCTCTGTGTTTAAAATGCTCTAAACAGgaactttttgtttgtttgtttatctttAGGAATCACTAAATTGCGTTTCAAGCCTGCGTACAACCCCTACACTGAGCCCAGCATGGAGGTGTTCAGCTATCATGAAGGTAAACATGGCTGGACACAACATTCTGGTCATTTAGTTTAGGTGTCAATAACCATAATTGACTTGGTtacatgaatttaaagtcaggttataagcttttgtttccacaacatggataagtaacagaacttatgtcagggactgtaaaTTGGTTAAGTAGTCCCAACAACAGAGCATAGCAATCTATAATTTTAAAATCATTATCATTACCACAGCAAAATTGATATTACACAAGGTTGAAATCCTGAACGTTGTCATGTAAGATCTTCAGCacatttctttgtgtgtgttgtgagtaaTTTGGCAAATCCCAGTAGATGAGCGTCCACTTGGAGCTGATGACGTAATAAGATGCAATAAGTAAATCATCTTTGTgaaaaagcaggcttgtctttAGTTGTATCAAGAATTCATCTCTTTTTAATGTACTGCAAATCTATGTTGAAGGAGTATCACAATATACTATTTTTCTCCAATTTATGTTGCTCTGCTGTTAAATACATGACACAAGTCCCTATTATTATCCTTATTTCTATtccaaagcactttgtaagtcgctctggataagagtgtctgctaaatgccataaatgtaaattatcATCTTTCTCTTACCTGTATAATTTTTGTCTCACTCTGTCAGGGCTGAAGAAATGGGTGGAGGTTGGTAACTCTGGAGTCTTTAGGCCTGAGATGCTGCTGCCTATGGGTTTGCCAGAGGGAGTGTCAGTCATCGCCTGGGGGCTGTCCTTAGAACGGTGAGTCGACGCCCAGCGCTCGTAACTGTAGTAACATCGTCTTGGGGCTTCCTTAATGCTCATCTGAGTGTGCCAGTTAAGTTTTGTGCGGTCACCTGTCTGTCACTTTCTGCAGTACCTTCTAGACAGGAtatcctgtgtgtgggggggtgtctgGCACAGTGTCGGATGTTACTGTCATCTGCATAATGCCAGTTCTGTTTATTCTCCCTTTTGATGTGCTTTTGGCTCGGATTATGtctatcagtagcgaaccgtgaccattaaacctgggcccgctacccatttatttattaaataaataaactgtgTAGACTAAAATAATCTAAATAGACTATAACAATGAACTAAATAGAGTAGGAGACTATAACCAACATGAAATGCACTACAAAAGTAGATATGGGAAGAATGGTGGCAAGTACAGTGGCTGAATAAAGAGGCCAGTGCTTGGATTGTCCAAGCAGATAAGGTCAATGAGTGCAGCGCTAGTTCTTGAAAGACACAGATTGAAGTTACAGGATCTTGAGATATTGATGAGGTGAATTACAATGACCTGAAGGGGAGTAGAGCAGGAggggaggtcagaggtcagcatcCTAACAGCCTGGTGGATGAAGCTGTCCTGCTGAATGTGGGTTCTCCTCAGGTCCTCAACAATCTCCTTCATCTTCTCAACATTCAGAGAGAGATTGTTGTGGCTGCACCACGAGGCCAGAAGCCTCACCTCTCTCCTGTACTGTGTCTCGTCATTGAGTTGTGTCGTCTGCAAACTTGATAAAATTAGAGCTTTGTGGCGGTGTGCAGTCATGAGTCCGGAGAGTGAACAGAAGGGGGCTCAGCACACAACCTTGAGGGACCCCTGTGTTCAGCGTGATGGTGTTGGATGTGTTACTGCTGATGCAAACTGCCTGCGGTCATCCGTTCAGAAAGTCCAGCAGCCAGTTGCACAGTGCAGCTCCAACCTAATGTGCTAGTTGATAGAAGCAGTTTATTAGTTCACACATACTGTATGGCCACTTTGAGGAATCCCTCCTAAAGAGTTCAGGTGTTTCAGCCCCGCCCATTGATGACATGGGTACATACTCAAGCACATAACTATGAACGCTTCATAGACAAACACTGGCAATGTAATTGGTCATATAGAAGAGCTTAGCTATTTAAAATGTGGCTGTCACAAGATACTTGGTGAAAAGTATGTCCTGATGGAACGACAAAAGGTCAACCATGGGACATTAGACCATGCAGACCTACAGAGTATATCCACCTGAGAACAGGTTTGGTGTGACTGACCTCAAACCTgctaaacatttacatttatggcatttggcagacactcttatccagagcgacttacatttttatctcatttttatacaagtgagcaattgagggttaagggccttgctcaggggcacctcagtcatggcctcaggtctggggatcaaacccacaaccctccggtcacaagaccagttccctaaccaccaggccataacTGCTA
The nucleotide sequence above comes from Brachyhypopomus gauderio isolate BG-103 unplaced genomic scaffold, BGAUD_0.2 sc63, whole genome shotgun sequence. Encoded proteins:
- the farsa gene encoding phenylalanine--tRNA ligase alpha subunit; amino-acid sequence: MADTGILESLLRLVDKVDGGVDSQVVASSLGLEHQVVVGAVKSLQALGEVIEAEQRSSRHWELTGEGREIAEQGSHEARVFRAIPEEGLPQSQLMKLPSGKVGFSKAMSNKWIRLDKGHEGGPRVFRMVESIEDAVREKLQKVKMGHSSQLEEKEKNELKKRKLLSEVTVKSYWITKGSNFSTVITKQETELTPEMIASGSWKEKKFKPYNFEAMGVAPDSGHLHPLMKVRTQFRQIFLEMGFTEMPTNNFIESSFWNFDSLFQPQQHPARDQHDTFFLSDPAMAHDFPQEYLERVKKVHSEGGYGSQGYKYDWKIEEAQKNILRTHTTAVSARMLYKLAQQEEFTPVKYFSIDRVFRNETLDATHLAEFHQIEGVVADYGLTLGDLMGILHQFFTKLGITKLRFKPAYNPYTEPSMEVFSYHEGLKKWVEVGNSGVFRPEMLLPMGLPEGVSVIAWGLSLERPTMIKYGINNIRELVGHKVNLQMVYDSPVCRLDS